In Urechidicola croceus, a single window of DNA contains:
- a CDS encoding RDD family protein, giving the protein MFSYYFVFEVSTSQTQRKLVTKAVNKDGTEPIFFKILMRSFWRLIPFDVFSYLFGSELEMYDKLSSTRLTKKAN; this is encoded by the coding sequence ATGTTTTCTTACTATTTTGTTTTTGAAGTAAGCACAAGTCAAACTCAAAGAAAATTAGTCACTAAAGCTGTCAATAAAGACGGAACAGAACCTATTTTTTTTAAAATCTTAATGCGCTCTTTTTGGAGATTAATCCCTTTCGATGTTTTTTCTTACCTATTTGGAAGTGAACTTGAAATGTATGATAAACTTTCATCTACCAGGCTCACTAAAAAAGCAAATTAA
- the rimO gene encoding 30S ribosomal protein S12 methylthiotransferase RimO, whose product MRTKTLKKNKINVVTLGCSKNVYDSEVLMGQLKANGKEVVHEEEGNVVVINTCGFIDNAKEESVNTILDFVQKKEDGEVDKVFVTGCLSERYKPDLIKEIPNVDQYFGTTELPSLLKVLGADYKHELIGERLTTTPKNYAYLKIAEGCDRPCSFCAIPLMRGKHRSTPIEDIVVEAQKLAAKGVKELILIAQDLTYYGLDLYKKRNLAELLKELVKVDGVEWIRLHYAFPTGFPMDVLEVMKNEPKICNYIDIPLQHIADPILKSMRRGTTKAKTTQLLKDFRAAVPNMTIRTTLIVGYPGETEEDFQTLKNWVEEMRFERLGCFAYSHEENTHAYNLEDDVPQEVKQQRANEIMELQSQISWELNQEKIGKTFRVVIDRKEGNNFVGRTEFDSPDVDNEVLIDATKTYLKTGEYTTVKITEAADYDLYGEVV is encoded by the coding sequence ATGCGTACAAAAACACTTAAAAAGAATAAAATCAATGTGGTAACTTTAGGTTGTTCAAAAAATGTATACGACTCTGAAGTGTTGATGGGGCAATTGAAAGCCAATGGTAAAGAAGTTGTTCATGAGGAAGAAGGAAATGTTGTTGTTATCAATACGTGTGGATTTATTGATAATGCAAAGGAAGAAAGTGTAAATACGATTCTTGATTTTGTTCAGAAAAAAGAAGATGGTGAAGTAGATAAAGTTTTTGTTACTGGTTGTTTAAGTGAACGATACAAACCAGATTTAATAAAGGAAATCCCAAATGTTGATCAATATTTTGGTACAACGGAGTTGCCAAGTTTATTAAAAGTTTTAGGTGCAGACTATAAGCATGAATTAATAGGAGAACGTTTAACAACGACTCCAAAAAACTACGCATATTTAAAAATTGCTGAAGGTTGTGATAGGCCATGTAGTTTTTGTGCAATTCCATTAATGCGTGGAAAACATAGATCAACTCCAATTGAAGATATTGTTGTTGAAGCACAAAAATTGGCTGCTAAAGGTGTGAAAGAATTAATTTTAATTGCTCAAGATTTAACGTATTACGGACTTGATTTATATAAGAAACGTAATTTGGCTGAGTTGTTAAAGGAACTAGTTAAAGTTGATGGAGTAGAGTGGATTCGATTGCATTATGCATTTCCTACTGGTTTCCCAATGGATGTGTTGGAAGTAATGAAAAACGAACCGAAAATTTGTAATTATATAGATATTCCATTACAGCATATTGCAGATCCAATATTAAAAAGTATGCGCAGAGGTACTACAAAAGCCAAAACCACACAATTATTAAAGGATTTTCGTGCTGCAGTTCCTAATATGACAATTCGTACTACATTAATTGTTGGGTATCCTGGAGAAACAGAAGAAGATTTTCAAACATTAAAAAATTGGGTGGAAGAAATGCGCTTTGAACGTTTAGGATGTTTTGCTTATTCACATGAAGAAAATACACACGCTTACAATTTAGAAGATGATGTGCCACAAGAAGTAAAACAACAACGGGCAAATGAAATTATGGAGTTACAATCACAAATTTCTTGGGAATTGAATCAAGAAAAGATTGGAAAGACTTTCAGAGTGGTAATTGATCGCAAAGAAGGAAATAATTTTGTAGGTCGTACAGAGTTTGATTCTCCTGATGTTGATAACGAAGTATTGATTGATGCTACAAAAACATATTTAAAAACTGGTGAGTATACTACAGTAAAAATTACAGAAGCTGCTGATTATGATTTGTATGGAGAAGTAGTTTAG
- a CDS encoding serine hydrolase domain-containing protein has translation MKSKYLLIGFFITLFACSNDTEDTSGTNPDITNPDVTPISEIYFPPIGSDTWETISPSELEWNQENLQILLDYLSEKNTKGFMILHHGKIVVEEYMNDHSPTSIWYWASAGKTLTSTVTGIAQDEGFLAINNKVSDYLGIGWTSAALEKENLITNKHLLSMSSGLDDSLGDDVSPEYLQYIADAGNRWAYHNVYVKMQDVVAAATNESWNSYFSSSLKDKIGMSGSWFDLDNLSVYWSNTRSMARFGLMIYADGKWEDTQIVSEDFLTESTNTSQEINESYGYFWWLNGKSSFHLPQSQLEFPGSLIPNAPSDMYAALGKNDQKIYIVPSKNLVVIRMGESAEGVNFALSSFDNELWEKINAVIN, from the coding sequence ATGAAGTCAAAATACCTATTGATAGGATTTTTCATAACATTATTTGCCTGTTCAAATGATACTGAAGATACCTCTGGAACCAATCCTGACATTACAAATCCTGATGTAACACCAATTTCAGAAATATATTTTCCACCTATTGGAAGTGATACTTGGGAAACTATATCTCCGTCAGAATTAGAATGGAATCAAGAAAACCTTCAAATATTACTAGATTATTTAAGCGAAAAAAACACAAAAGGATTTATGATTCTTCACCATGGAAAAATTGTTGTTGAAGAATACATGAATGATCATTCTCCAACATCAATTTGGTATTGGGCAAGTGCGGGTAAAACTTTAACTTCTACAGTTACCGGAATTGCACAGGATGAAGGATTTTTAGCTATTAACAATAAAGTTTCAGATTATTTAGGAATAGGCTGGACAAGCGCGGCTTTAGAAAAAGAAAATTTAATTACTAATAAACACCTACTATCAATGAGTTCTGGTTTAGATGATTCTTTGGGAGATGATGTTTCCCCTGAATATCTTCAATACATTGCTGATGCTGGCAATAGATGGGCTTATCATAATGTATATGTAAAAATGCAAGATGTTGTTGCTGCAGCAACTAATGAATCTTGGAATAGTTATTTTAGTAGTTCATTAAAAGACAAAATTGGAATGTCTGGAAGTTGGTTTGATTTAGATAATTTAAGTGTTTATTGGAGTAATACACGAAGTATGGCTCGTTTTGGGTTGATGATTTATGCCGATGGAAAATGGGAGGATACGCAAATAGTTTCTGAAGATTTTTTAACAGAATCAACGAATACTTCTCAAGAAATTAACGAATCTTATGGTTATTTTTGGTGGTTAAATGGAAAGTCAAGTTTTCATTTACCACAATCACAATTAGAATTTCCTGGTTCTTTAATACCTAATGCACCATCAGATATGTATGCAGCTCTAGGTAAAAATGATCAAAAAATTTATATTGTACCTAGTAAAAATTTGGTTGTGATTCGTATGGGTGAGTCAGCAGAAGGTGTAAATTTTGCTTTATCTAGTTTTGATAATGAATTGTGGGAGAAAATTAATGCAGTAATTAATTAA
- the rluF gene encoding 23S rRNA pseudouridine(2604) synthase RluF, which translates to MSEKQSTRINKYLSEVGYCSRRAADKLIEQSRVTINGKVPEMGTKIIEGDEVRVDGKLISEPKGEFVYMAFNKPIGIVCTTDTRVEKNNIVDFINYKKRIFPIGRLDKPSEGLIFMTNDGDIVNKILRARNNHEKEYIVTVDKPINDRFIQRMSNGIPILDTVTRKCKVEQISKYKFRIVLTQGLNRQIRRMCEYLDYRVTKLKRIRIMNISLDVPVGKWRYFTKAELKEINRLVSESAKTHND; encoded by the coding sequence ATGTCAGAAAAACAATCAACCCGAATCAATAAATACTTAAGTGAAGTAGGCTACTGTTCTCGAAGAGCAGCAGATAAACTTATTGAACAAAGTAGAGTAACAATAAATGGTAAAGTTCCAGAAATGGGTACTAAAATTATTGAGGGAGATGAGGTAAGAGTTGATGGGAAATTAATTTCTGAACCAAAAGGAGAATTTGTTTATATGGCTTTTAATAAGCCAATAGGAATTGTATGTACAACAGATACAAGGGTTGAAAAGAATAATATCGTTGATTTTATCAATTATAAAAAAAGAATTTTTCCAATTGGTCGATTAGATAAACCAAGTGAAGGTTTAATTTTTATGACTAATGATGGAGATATTGTCAATAAAATTCTTCGCGCACGAAATAACCATGAAAAAGAATATATTGTAACTGTTGATAAACCAATTAACGATAGATTTATTCAAAGAATGAGTAATGGGATTCCAATATTAGATACAGTTACACGTAAATGTAAAGTAGAACAAATAAGTAAATACAAGTTTAGAATTGTGTTAACTCAAGGTTTAAATAGACAAATACGCAGAATGTGTGAATATTTAGATTATAGAGTCACCAAGTTAAAGCGTATTAGAATTATGAATATATCTTTAGACGTTCCTGTTGGAAAATGGCGTTACTTTACCAAAGCTGAATTAAAAGAAATCAATCGTTTAGTTTCAGAATCTGCCAAAACACATAATGATTAA
- a CDS encoding Cof-type HAD-IIB family hydrolase: protein MSYKLVCSDIDGTLLNKDRVLSKNTIEQVQRISPIPFVLISSRMPNAMRHLQRDFGNTTTPLIAYNGGLILDNDRVLGSTFIDNDVLAEVINQSKNTSIHLSLYHADEWYVPAYDYWAKREENNTKVTPEIMSNSDVLSKWRKENKGAHKIMCMGDENEIDTLYKSLEKEFSDDIMLYRSKSTYIEISHSAISKKTAIEVIIKECYPILSMKNVMAFGDNYNDIEMLKAVGLGVAVANANDEVLKIADKVTDTNKNDGVAKVIEELL from the coding sequence ATGAGTTATAAATTAGTTTGCAGTGATATTGATGGTACACTTTTAAATAAAGACAGAGTATTATCAAAAAATACAATTGAACAAGTACAACGCATTTCGCCTATTCCATTTGTATTGATCTCTTCAAGAATGCCAAATGCTATGCGACATTTACAACGTGATTTTGGAAATACTACCACTCCACTCATAGCCTATAATGGTGGATTAATATTAGATAATGATAGGGTTCTTGGTTCTACTTTTATTGATAATGATGTTTTGGCTGAAGTAATCAATCAATCAAAAAACACGTCAATTCATTTAAGTTTATACCATGCAGATGAATGGTATGTTCCGGCTTATGACTATTGGGCTAAAAGAGAAGAAAACAATACTAAAGTCACTCCTGAAATTATGTCAAATAGTGATGTATTATCCAAATGGAGAAAGGAAAATAAAGGCGCACATAAAATTATGTGTATGGGTGATGAAAACGAAATTGACACACTGTATAAATCTTTAGAAAAAGAATTTTCTGATGATATTATGTTGTATCGTTCAAAATCTACTTATATAGAAATTTCACATAGTGCCATTTCTAAAAAAACAGCAATTGAAGTTATAATAAAAGAATGCTATCCAATATTATCTATGAAAAATGTGATGGCTTTTGGTGATAACTATAACGACATAGAAATGCTTAAAGCTGTTGGATTAGGAGTTGCTGTTGCTAATGCCAATGATGAAGTATTAAAAATTGCCGATAAAGTGACAGACACAAATAAAAATGATGGTGTTGCTAAAGTTATTGAAGAATTATTATAA